The Juglans regia cultivar Chandler chromosome 2, Walnut 2.0, whole genome shotgun sequence genome includes a window with the following:
- the LOC109019652 gene encoding dynamin-related protein 5A-like translates to MENLITLVNKIQRACTALGDYGEASALPTLWDSLPSIAVVGGQSSGKSSVLESIVGKDFLPRGSGIVTRRPLVLQLHKSEEGSREYAEFLHLPRKRFTDFSAVRREIQDETDRETGRSKQISSVPIHLSIYSPNVVNLTLIDLPGLTKVAVEGQPDSIVHDIENMVRSYIEKPNCIILAISPANQDLATSDAIKISREVDPTGERTLGVLTKIDLMDKGTDAVDMLEGKSYRLKFPWVGVVNRSQADINKNVDMIAARRREREYFSNTPEYKHLAHRMGSEHLAKMLSKHLETVIKSRIPSIQSLINKTVSELETELSRLGKPVAADAGGKLYMIMEISRAFDQTYKDHLDGVRPGGDKIYNVFDNQLPAALKRLQFDKQLAMENIRKIITEADGYQPHLIAPEQGYRRLIESTIITIRGPAEAAVDAVHALLKDLIHKAISETLELKQYPGLRVEVGNAAIESLDRMKEESKKATLQLVDMECSYLTVDFFRKLPQDVEKGGNPTHSIFDRYNDSYLRRIGTTVLSYVNQVCASLRNSIPKSIVYCQVREAKRNLLVHFFTELGKMEPKRLSALLNEDPAIMERRTALAKRLELYRAAQSEIDTVAWSK, encoded by the exons ATGGAGAACTTGATCACTTTGGTGAACAAAATCCAGAGAGCTTGCACCGCCCTAGGTGACTACGGTGAAGCCAGTGCATTGCCCACTCTATGGGACTCCCTCCCCTCGATCGCCGTCGTCGGTGGCCAG AGTTCGGGAAAGTCTTCTGTGTTGGAGAGCATTGTTGGGAAGGACTTCTTACCTCGTGGATCTG GAATTGTTACTCGGCGTCCACTTGTCTTGCAGCTCCATAAAAGTGAGGAAGGCAGCAGAGAATATGCAGAGTTTCTCCACCTTCCAAGGAAAAGATTCACggattttt CTGCTGTAAGGAGGGAGATTCAAGATGAGACTGATCGAGAGACTGGCCGTAGCAAGCAAATCTCCAGTGTTCCTATTCATCTCAGCATTTATTCTCCTAATG TTGTCAACTTGACACTCATTGACCTTCCTGGACTTACGAAAGTAGCTGTTG AGGGCCAACCAGACAGTATTGTGCACGACATTGAGAATATGGTTCGCTCCTACATTGAGAAG CCCAACTGTATAATTCTGGCCATTTCACCCGCTAATCAAGATCTTGCTACATCCGACGCTATCAAAATCTCACGTGAAGTAGACCCTACAG GGGAGAGAACCCTTGGGGTGTTGACAAAGATTGATCTTATGGATAAGGGTACTGATGCAGTGGAT ATGTTAGAAGGGAAGTCTTACCGGCTGAAATTTCCTTGGGTTGGTGTTGTGAATCGGTCACAAGCGGATATTAACAAGAATGTTGACATGATTGCTGCTCGGCGTAGAGAGCGTGAATATTTCTCGAATACCCCTGAATACAAGCACCTAGCTCACAGAATGGGTTCTGAGCATCTGGCAAAGATGCTTTCGAAG CATTTAGAAACTGTAATCAAGTCCAGAATCCCGAGCATTCAGTCCCTTATTAACAAAACAGTTTCAGAACTTGAAACCGAGTTGAGTCGTCTTGGAAAGCCTGTTGCTGCAGATGCTGGA GGAAAGTTGTACATGATCATGGAGATTAGTCGTGCTTTTGATCAAACATACAAGGACCATCTTGATGGGGT GCGTCCTGGTGGTGACAAAATTTACAATGTCTTCGATAACCAGCTTCCTGCTGCTCTTAAAAGGTTGCAGTTTGACAAGCAACTTGCAATGGAAAATATACGGAAGATTATAACCGAGGCTGATGGATATCAACCTCATTTAATAGCTCCTGAACAAGGATATCGCCGTCTCATAGAATCAACTATAATTACCATCAGAGGTCCTGCTGAAGCAGCTGTTGATGCG GTCCATGCCCTACTGAAGGATCTAATTCACAAGGCTATCAGCGAAACTCTA GAGTTGAAACAGTACCCTGGCCTCAGAGTAGAGGTTGGAAATGCAGCTATTGAATCACTTGACCGGATGaaagaagaaagcaaaaaagCAACACTTCAGCTCGTTGATATGGAGTGTAGTTACTTGACAGTTGATTTCTTCCGGAAACTTCCTCAAGATGTTGAAAAGGGTGGCAACCCAACACATTCAATCTTTGATAGATACAATGATTCATATCTTAGGCGAATTG GAACAACCGTATTGTCGTATGTCAATCAGGTCTGCGCAAGTTTGCGAAACTCAATTCCCAAGTCCATTGTATATTGCCAAGTGCGGGAGGCCAAAAGAAACCTACTTGTCCACTTCTTCACGGAGTTGGGTAAAATGGAG CCGAAGCGGTTATCAGCCTTACTGAACGAGGATCCGGCCATCATGGAGCGACGTACTGCACTCGCAAAGAGGCTGGAGTTGTACAGGGCTGCACAATCTGAAATCGATACAGTTGCTTGGTCCAAGTGA